A part of Lacibacter sp. H407 genomic DNA contains:
- a CDS encoding helix-hairpin-helix domain-containing protein → MYKELPFMPDNYQIADMFSLLSKLMDIHGEDSFKAKTYAAAAFNIEKLPVQLADVDPAKISTYKGIGASTSKKILEILQTGELKALTDIIARTPPGVIEMLSIKGIGPKKISTIWKEMEIESIGELLYACEENRLLLFKGFGEKTQANVKESIEFFLKHKDIHLYADVEAYAMAVDKNLRTHFTDYRFELTGEFRRQMEIIHQLEWVTTTPLAVLSPIFTNNNFEVKEQNDSFLSVKGPENIVLQFHLATADNFGTRLFQTSASEEFLETWGTVATVAEEQLLFEEKGVAFIPSCLREELLTGGIPDLVQASSIKGIIHSHSNWSDGGETIETMARHAQEKGFEYLVISDHSKSAGYANGLSVERIEAQHKYIDELNGKLNGFRIFKSIEADILGDGSLDYDDDTLATFDLVIASVHSNLKMNEEKAMMRVMNAIENPYTTILGHMTGRLLLSRAGYPLDHKKIIDACVANSVVIELNAHPRRLDIDWRWIPYALDKGALLSINPDAHELSGYNDVKYGTLAAQKGRLTASRNLSSFSLREFEEYIMDVRMEKGI, encoded by the coding sequence TTGTACAAAGAACTCCCCTTCATGCCCGATAATTACCAGATCGCCGATATGTTTTCGCTGTTGAGTAAACTCATGGATATTCATGGCGAAGACAGTTTTAAAGCAAAGACTTACGCTGCTGCAGCTTTTAATATTGAAAAACTACCGGTACAGCTGGCCGATGTTGATCCTGCCAAAATTTCTACCTACAAAGGCATTGGCGCCAGTACGTCCAAAAAAATACTGGAGATCTTACAAACGGGCGAACTGAAAGCTCTCACCGATATTATTGCACGCACGCCTCCCGGTGTAATTGAAATGCTTTCGATCAAAGGCATTGGCCCCAAGAAAATTTCCACCATCTGGAAAGAAATGGAAATTGAAAGTATTGGTGAATTATTATATGCCTGCGAAGAAAACCGTTTGTTACTCTTTAAAGGCTTTGGTGAAAAAACACAGGCCAATGTAAAAGAATCGATTGAGTTTTTTCTGAAGCACAAAGACATTCATTTGTATGCTGACGTGGAAGCCTACGCCATGGCTGTTGATAAAAACCTGCGAACTCATTTTACTGATTATCGTTTTGAACTAACGGGTGAGTTCAGACGACAGATGGAAATTATTCATCAGCTTGAATGGGTTACCACTACTCCATTGGCTGTATTATCGCCCATCTTTACCAATAATAATTTTGAAGTGAAGGAACAAAACGATTCCTTTCTTTCCGTTAAAGGACCGGAGAATATTGTATTGCAGTTTCATTTGGCAACGGCAGACAATTTCGGAACGAGATTATTTCAAACATCCGCTTCTGAAGAGTTCTTAGAAACATGGGGCACAGTAGCAACGGTGGCAGAAGAGCAATTATTGTTTGAAGAAAAAGGCGTGGCTTTTATTCCTTCCTGTTTGCGTGAAGAATTGCTGACCGGTGGTATTCCTGATCTTGTACAAGCTTCATCTATTAAAGGGATTATTCACAGTCATAGTAACTGGAGCGATGGTGGCGAAACCATTGAAACCATGGCACGTCATGCACAGGAAAAAGGGTTTGAGTATTTAGTGATCAGCGATCACAGCAAGAGTGCCGGTTATGCCAACGGATTAAGTGTGGAGCGTATTGAAGCACAACACAAATACATTGATGAACTCAACGGCAAACTCAACGGCTTCCGCATTTTCAAAAGTATTGAAGCTGATATATTGGGTGACGGATCACTGGATTATGATGATGATACGCTTGCCACATTTGATCTGGTGATCGCATCGGTACACAGTAATTTAAAAATGAATGAAGAGAAAGCGATGATGCGTGTAATGAATGCGATTGAAAATCCCTACACCACCATACTCGGTCACATGACGGGACGATTGTTATTGAGCCGTGCCGGTTATCCACTCGATCATAAAAAAATTATTGATGCCTGTGTGGCCAACAGTGTGGTGATTGAACTGAACGCACATCCACGCCGACTGGATATTGACTGGCGCTGGATACCGTATGCGTTAGACAAAGGTGCTCTCCTTTCCATTAACCCCGATGCACATGAACTGAGTGGCTATAACGATGTGAAGTATGGTACCCTCGCCGCACAAAAAGGAAGACTAACGGCCAGCCGTAACCTCAGCAGCTTTTCGTTGCGGGAGTTTGAAGAATACATTATGGATGTGCGGATGGAGAAAGGGATATAG
- a CDS encoding glycoside hydrolase family 2 protein: MKYSVHTKIGLAVFVGMLLLCKSVVFAQKQPNFGLTKKQPAATLPKGKAPFQTAVEKPRSGKAGEATALGNASYTLTSGWELTDDLTNLLGTASVFTEAINTKGWYDAVVPGTVLTSLVAAGKFPDPYFGLNNMAITDSLCRKEWWYRTTFETPKNENGKLAWLWFNGINYKARVWLNGKYLGDIKAAFIRGKFNVTDHLKTNGRNVLLVQIMPPHNPGIPDEQSALSGMGKNGGVHTLDGPTFFATEGWDWIPGIRDRNMGIWQDVQLSFTGTVTSSDPQVVTDLPLPDTTSASVTLRTTVINNSATTQEATIHFSFEGVAVSKKVKLAPGQILPVAFTPADAAQLIVKNPRLWWPNGYGLPNLYNASIKVTDAKGVEEIKQFRFGIREYAYEMMADTEEKQAVRFAYSPTDSRIDKPIIDFTKRRAFKDKIFIPTLRPEFPLEKIEVIPNNDNPFLVIKVNGVAVYCKGGNWGIDDAMKKVSRENLEPAFRLHREANFNMIRNWTGESTEPVFFDLADEYGMLVWNDFWLSTEGFNLNPSDDQLFLDNSLDMIKRYRNHPSIAIWCPRNEGYAPAGIENDLATQVAKEDGTRHYIGNSREINLRQSGPWHFFVNNKDYFTKQGDGFTTEIGTFSVPEASTIRKFIAPEDQWPINDAWHYHDLHTNNQNLEGYLHTADSLYGVSNSLDDFNRKIQLINYDSHRAIFEAWNNKLWNNSSGVLLWMSHPAWPSMIWQTYSWDFQTHGSFYGSKKGCEPLHIQLNLHNNQVIAVNTSLNNMKDAMAVLQVYTMDGKLLQNKTAPVDVAANTKADVFTATLDEASLPANYLVRLSIKDKKGNVLAANEYWKANTATGHFKAFNQLPVVTLSSKAVRLANNQIKIELENKTKHPAIGIKLDALDNAAQIVLPAYFSDGYFTLLPGEKKIILLETAADKAIEKIKVAGYNVTGVVSIKN, translated from the coding sequence ATGAAATATTCTGTACATACTAAAATCGGGTTAGCTGTTTTTGTTGGTATGCTGCTGCTTTGTAAGAGCGTTGTATTCGCTCAGAAGCAACCCAATTTTGGATTAACAAAAAAACAACCGGCAGCAACCTTACCAAAAGGAAAAGCGCCGTTTCAAACGGCAGTTGAAAAACCAAGATCGGGAAAAGCTGGTGAAGCAACAGCACTGGGAAATGCAAGTTATACGCTTACCAGCGGATGGGAATTGACCGATGATCTCACGAATTTGTTGGGTACTGCTTCTGTGTTTACGGAAGCCATCAATACAAAAGGCTGGTACGATGCAGTGGTTCCGGGTACGGTGTTAACCTCATTGGTTGCAGCAGGAAAATTTCCCGATCCTTATTTTGGTTTGAACAACATGGCCATCACCGATTCTTTGTGCAGGAAAGAATGGTGGTACCGTACAACATTTGAAACACCAAAAAATGAAAATGGAAAATTAGCCTGGCTTTGGTTCAACGGCATCAACTACAAAGCACGTGTTTGGTTGAATGGTAAATATCTTGGTGATATCAAAGCTGCATTCATACGTGGTAAGTTTAATGTAACAGATCATTTAAAAACAAACGGACGCAATGTATTGCTGGTGCAAATAATGCCGCCACATAATCCCGGCATACCCGATGAACAATCTGCATTGTCGGGCATGGGGAAAAATGGTGGTGTACATACATTGGATGGTCCCACGTTTTTTGCAACAGAAGGCTGGGATTGGATACCCGGCATCAGGGATCGCAACATGGGTATCTGGCAGGATGTACAACTTTCTTTCACCGGTACTGTCACATCTTCTGATCCGCAGGTAGTTACTGATTTGCCGTTGCCTGATACAACCAGTGCATCTGTAACATTGCGTACAACAGTTATCAACAACAGCGCAACAACACAGGAAGCAACGATTCATTTTTCGTTTGAAGGAGTAGCCGTTTCTAAAAAAGTAAAGCTGGCACCGGGACAAATATTGCCTGTTGCATTTACGCCTGCTGATGCGGCGCAACTCATCGTAAAAAATCCACGCTTGTGGTGGCCCAATGGTTATGGCTTACCGAATTTGTACAACGCTAGCATCAAAGTAACGGATGCGAAAGGTGTTGAAGAAATCAAACAATTTCGTTTCGGCATCAGAGAATATGCTTACGAAATGATGGCGGATACAGAAGAGAAACAAGCAGTTCGTTTTGCATATAGTCCAACTGATAGTAGAATTGATAAACCAATCATTGATTTTACAAAACGACGTGCATTCAAAGACAAAATATTTATACCAACACTACGTCCGGAATTTCCGTTGGAGAAAATAGAAGTAATACCAAACAACGACAATCCTTTTTTGGTGATTAAAGTGAATGGTGTTGCCGTGTATTGTAAAGGTGGCAACTGGGGTATTGATGATGCCATGAAAAAAGTAAGCCGTGAAAACCTGGAACCTGCCTTTCGTTTGCATCGTGAAGCAAACTTCAACATGATTCGCAACTGGACAGGTGAAAGTACAGAACCAGTATTTTTTGATCTGGCAGATGAATACGGTATGTTGGTGTGGAATGATTTCTGGCTGAGTACCGAAGGCTTCAACCTCAATCCAAGCGATGATCAATTGTTTTTGGATAACAGTTTAGACATGATTAAACGTTACCGAAATCATCCATCCATTGCTATCTGGTGCCCGAGAAACGAAGGCTATGCACCGGCAGGTATTGAAAACGATTTGGCAACACAAGTGGCAAAAGAAGATGGCACACGGCATTACATCGGCAATTCAAGAGAAATCAATCTGCGGCAGAGCGGTCCCTGGCATTTCTTCGTCAACAACAAAGATTATTTCACCAAACAAGGCGATGGTTTTACAACAGAGATCGGTACATTCTCTGTTCCTGAAGCCAGCACGATCAGAAAGTTTATAGCACCGGAAGATCAGTGGCCCATCAATGATGCATGGCATTACCATGATCTGCACACCAATAATCAAAACCTCGAAGGTTATCTGCATACAGCAGACAGTTTGTATGGAGTTTCGAACAGTCTTGATGATTTTAACCGCAAGATTCAACTCATCAATTATGACAGTCACAGGGCCATCTTTGAAGCTTGGAATAATAAATTATGGAACAACAGCAGTGGTGTGTTATTGTGGATGAGTCATCCTGCATGGCCGAGCATGATCTGGCAAACCTATTCATGGGATTTTCAAACACATGGTTCGTTTTACGGTTCGAAGAAAGGTTGCGAACCATTGCATATTCAACTGAACCTGCACAATAACCAGGTGATAGCCGTGAATACTTCGTTAAACAACATGAAGGACGCAATGGCTGTACTGCAGGTATACACGATGGATGGAAAACTATTGCAAAATAAAACTGCTCCGGTTGATGTTGCAGCAAATACAAAAGCCGATGTGTTTACAGCTACATTGGATGAAGCAAGCTTACCTGCTAATTATTTGGTACGTCTTTCCATAAAAGATAAAAAAGGAAATGTGCTGGCTGCCAATGAATACTGGAAAGCCAATACTGCAACAGGTCATTTTAAAGCATTCAACCAGTTGCCTGTTGTAACCCTTTCTTCGAAAGCAGTACGTCTTGCAAACAATCAGATCAAAATTGAATTGGAAAATAAAACCAAACATCCGGCTATTGGTATCAAGTTAGATGCATTGGATAACGCAGCACAAATTGTACTGCCTGCTTATTTCAGCGACGGATATTTTACATTACTCCCCGGCGAAAAGAAAATAATCTTACTTGAAACTGCAGCTGATAAAGCAATTGAAAAAATAAAGGTAGCCGGTTATAATGTCACTGGAGTCGTATCCATCAAAAACTAA
- the rmuC gene encoding DNA recombination protein RmuC, translated as MNITSLLVGLLTGTLVSYIILYLLNKTKNVSKAVFDELSAKHNETNTNLRLIENKTQILQESNDSLTRKLTLKENEVAQFQTQAASLETNFTNSERRINELSKELSTERETNKSLQNDINLHKQTNSELSANNKSITENLAKQNETNDKQIKQIEELTIKLTDLTAQVSKLTANNTALSEKLTTQKAEVEELQKTAHLQFEKIANKLLEEKSKNFTETNKTNIEILLNPLKEDINKFKEKVEATHTEDTKQRTSLEERIKGLIEQTNKVSTEANNLATALKGKAQKRGNWGEMILERILESSGLTKDREYFVQQSIKDDEGKTQRLDVKVNLPDERVIIVDSKVSLIAYDSYSASEDSDEQKKFLTEHINSIKLHIEQLNTKKYDNIDTALDFTMMFIPIEPAYLLAVQGDSDLWSYAYSKRILLVSPTTLIACLKLFSDLWRREWQNKNAMDIVKRGELLYEKFVGFTENFEEIGNKLNSTQKAYDNALGQLKTGRGNVISQAIHLKNLGLKSDKKVSDKLLPFNVDGTEIENENQTEQ; from the coding sequence ATGAATATAACAAGCTTATTAGTAGGACTTTTAACTGGTACTTTAGTTTCCTACATCATTCTTTATTTGCTTAACAAGACAAAAAATGTTTCAAAAGCTGTCTTTGATGAACTTTCTGCAAAACACAACGAGACGAATACCAATCTCAGATTAATTGAAAATAAAACACAAATACTTCAAGAGTCCAATGATTCACTTACAAGAAAATTAACTTTAAAAGAAAATGAGGTTGCCCAATTCCAAACACAAGCAGCTTCATTAGAAACAAACTTTACAAATAGTGAAAGAAGAATCAACGAACTTTCAAAAGAACTAAGTACGGAACGAGAAACGAATAAAAGCCTACAAAACGATATAAATCTTCACAAGCAAACAAATTCTGAACTTTCAGCAAATAACAAATCAATTACCGAAAATTTGGCAAAACAGAATGAAACAAACGATAAGCAAATAAAACAAATTGAAGAACTTACAATAAAACTAACAGATCTAACAGCACAAGTCAGCAAATTAACAGCGAACAACACGGCCTTGTCAGAGAAACTGACGACACAAAAAGCAGAAGTTGAAGAACTTCAAAAGACAGCTCATTTACAATTTGAAAAAATTGCGAATAAATTGCTTGAAGAAAAATCCAAAAACTTTACTGAAACAAATAAAACAAATATCGAAATACTATTAAATCCGCTAAAGGAAGACATTAACAAATTCAAAGAAAAAGTTGAAGCAACCCACACTGAAGATACGAAACAACGAACATCATTAGAAGAAAGAATAAAGGGTTTAATTGAACAAACCAATAAGGTAAGCACGGAAGCAAACAATTTAGCAACTGCTTTAAAAGGGAAAGCTCAAAAAAGAGGAAATTGGGGCGAAATGATTTTGGAAAGAATACTAGAGTCATCGGGTTTAACAAAAGACAGAGAATATTTTGTTCAACAATCCATTAAAGATGATGAAGGTAAAACTCAAAGGCTTGACGTAAAAGTAAACTTGCCTGATGAAAGAGTAATCATTGTTGATTCGAAAGTTTCGCTAATTGCGTATGATAGTTATTCAGCAAGTGAAGATAGTGATGAACAAAAGAAATTTCTTACAGAACACATCAATTCAATTAAGCTTCATATTGAGCAATTAAACACAAAAAAATATGACAACATTGATACGGCTTTGGATTTTACCATGATGTTTATACCAATAGAACCCGCCTATTTATTGGCAGTTCAAGGCGACTCCGACTTGTGGTCATATGCATACTCTAAAAGAATTTTATTAGTTAGCCCTACAACATTGATCGCTTGCCTTAAATTATTCTCTGACCTTTGGAGACGTGAATGGCAAAATAAAAACGCCATGGACATAGTTAAACGTGGTGAATTATTGTATGAAAAATTTGTTGGTTTTACGGAAAACTTTGAAGAAATAGGTAACAAGCTAAATTCAACTCAAAAGGCCTATGATAATGCGTTGGGGCAACTAAAAACAGGAAGGGGAAATGTAATAAGTCAAGCTATTCATTTGAAAAATTTGGGGTTAAAGTCAGATAAAAAAGTTTCTGACAAATTACTTCCGTTCAACGTTGATGGCACTGAAATTGAAAATGAAAATCAAACGGAACAATGA
- a CDS encoding helix-turn-helix domain-containing protein, with translation MTEKTIHEGRNVKRIREILGIKQDALAMELGLSQQAVSALEQKEALDKDMIEKIAKVMKVTPESIKTFSEESVVNIISNTFTSHDTSTMNAVNYYPTFNALEKMIELYDALLKSEREKIVLLERLLEKR, from the coding sequence ATGACAGAAAAGACCATACACGAAGGAAGGAATGTAAAACGCATCCGTGAAATATTGGGTATTAAGCAGGATGCTCTTGCCATGGAATTAGGATTGAGCCAACAGGCTGTGAGTGCATTGGAACAGAAGGAGGCGTTGGATAAGGATATGATTGAGAAGATTGCGAAAGTGATGAAGGTTACACCGGAATCAATTAAAACTTTTAGTGAAGAAAGCGTAGTAAATATTATATCAAATACGTTTACAAGTCATGACACTTCAACTATGAACGCTGTTAACTACTACCCTACTTTTAATGCTTTAGAAAAAATGATAGAATTATACGACGCATTACTCAAAAGCGAGCGTGAAAAAATTGTGTTGCTTGAGAGATTGTTGGAAAAGAGATAA
- a CDS encoding sulfatase family protein, whose protein sequence is MQRQKKKNGGRKAILIAVFCMAVTIVFGFDHKQKTNPPKPMNVIFILTDDHRFDFMGFTGKVPWLETPAMDRMAKEGVWVRNATVTTALCSPSRASILTGQYAHTHKVVDNFSPLPDNLNFFPEYLQKVGYRTAFFGKWHMGHAGDDPQKGFNHWESFRGQGVYYNPLLNINGQRVQYKDSAYITDLLTEHAATWMRQQPKNKPFFMYVSHKGVHDEFMPAPRHRNKYHGKPINYPSTINLTATENSKLHGDVCKSPIAAMVKNDTNYNVKDIPQWVWAQRNSWHGVDFMYDGRVQFDDFYYRYCETLLAIDESVTSIRKTVEELGIADNTMIIYMGDNGFLMGEHGLIDKRNMYEESQKVPLLVYAPGMSHNGKPLDQIIQGIDIAPTVLEVAGVTKPANMQGQSFLPLLQDKTVNWRNKAFYEYYWEFSYPQTPTTLGVREGAHKFIFYPGLWDVSEFYDLSTDPEEKKNLYRHPAWQNEIGRMRKELWSWLQETGGLQIPLKPINEKRGDYGSKGLY, encoded by the coding sequence ATGCAACGACAGAAGAAAAAAAACGGCGGTCGTAAAGCAATATTAATTGCTGTGTTTTGCATGGCAGTTACAATTGTGTTTGGGTTTGATCATAAGCAGAAAACGAATCCGCCCAAACCCATGAATGTGATTTTCATTTTAACCGATGATCACAGGTTCGATTTTATGGGGTTCACCGGTAAAGTTCCGTGGCTGGAAACACCGGCGATGGATCGAATGGCAAAGGAAGGAGTGTGGGTGCGTAATGCTACAGTAACAACAGCACTTTGTTCTCCTTCAAGAGCATCCATTCTTACAGGGCAATATGCACACACACATAAAGTGGTTGATAATTTTTCACCATTGCCTGATAATTTAAATTTCTTTCCGGAGTACCTGCAGAAAGTTGGCTACCGTACTGCATTTTTCGGCAAATGGCATATGGGTCATGCAGGTGATGATCCGCAAAAAGGATTCAACCATTGGGAAAGTTTCAGAGGGCAGGGTGTGTATTACAATCCGTTGCTGAATATTAATGGACAACGTGTGCAATACAAAGACAGTGCATACATCACCGATCTGTTAACCGAACATGCTGCAACATGGATGCGTCAGCAACCGAAGAATAAACCCTTCTTCATGTATGTATCGCACAAAGGTGTACACGATGAATTTATGCCTGCACCACGTCATCGCAACAAGTATCATGGCAAGCCCATCAATTATCCTTCTACCATCAACTTAACAGCAACAGAAAATAGCAAACTGCATGGTGATGTGTGTAAAAGTCCGATTGCGGCGATGGTGAAGAATGATACCAATTACAATGTAAAAGATATTCCGCAATGGGTGTGGGCACAGCGTAACAGCTGGCATGGTGTAGATTTTATGTACGATGGTCGTGTACAGTTCGATGATTTTTATTACCGCTATTGCGAAACATTATTGGCCATTGATGAGAGTGTAACGAGCATTAGAAAAACAGTAGAAGAATTAGGTATTGCTGATAATACCATGATCATTTACATGGGCGATAATGGTTTCCTCATGGGTGAACACGGACTCATCGACAAACGCAATATGTACGAAGAAAGCCAGAAAGTGCCTTTACTGGTGTATGCACCTGGTATGTCGCACAATGGTAAACCACTCGACCAAATCATTCAGGGAATTGATATTGCTCCAACTGTACTCGAAGTTGCAGGTGTAACAAAACCCGCCAATATGCAGGGACAATCGTTCTTGCCGCTGCTGCAGGATAAAACAGTGAACTGGCGCAACAAAGCCTTTTACGAATACTATTGGGAGTTCTCTTATCCTCAAACACCTACTACGTTGGGTGTAAGAGAAGGTGCACACAAATTTATTTTCTATCCCGGTCTTTGGGATGTATCTGAATTTTATGATTTAAGTACGGATCCCGAAGAAAAGAAAAATCTCTATCGTCATCCGGCATGGCAAAATGAAATTGGTCGTATGCGCAAAGAATTATGGAGTTGGCTCCAGGAAACCGGTGGCTTACAAATTCCGCTAAAACCAATCAATGAAAAGAGAGGCGATTACGGTAGCAAGGGATTGTATTAA
- the rimO gene encoding 30S ribosomal protein S12 methylthiotransferase RimO yields the protein MKSKTLKKDKVNIITLGCSKNMVDSEVLSGQLLANEIDVVHESSKKDHNIVVINTCGFIDKAKEESINTILDQVELKRRGKLDKVIVTGCLSERYKNNLEAEIPEVDAFYGTMELPMILKQFEADYKTELVGERLLSTPSHYAYLKISEGCNRTCSFCAIPLMRGQHVSKSMDDLVKEAEGLVKKGVKEIMLIAQELTYYGLDLYKKRMLGDLMHRLADVKGLEWIRLHYAYPHKFPLDVLDVMRERPNICNYLDMPLQHASDNMLKAMRRQITRTETEELIAAVREKVPGLCLRTTLIAGFPGETLDDIEETKLFLQKQRFDRVGIFTYSHEEGTSGFDLIDDVPAEEKERRAQEIMGVQQEISFELNQEKVGKTFKTIVDKKEAGRYLGRTEFDSVEVDNEVIIQTDKRLKIGEFVNVKITKAFDYDLEGEVV from the coding sequence ATGAAAAGTAAGACGTTAAAGAAGGATAAGGTCAACATCATCACCCTCGGCTGCAGTAAGAACATGGTGGATAGCGAAGTGCTGAGCGGCCAGTTATTGGCCAATGAAATTGATGTGGTGCACGAGAGCAGTAAGAAAGATCACAACATCGTTGTTATAAATACCTGCGGCTTTATTGATAAGGCGAAGGAAGAAAGCATCAATACGATTCTAGACCAGGTGGAACTGAAACGCCGTGGCAAACTGGATAAAGTGATTGTAACAGGCTGCCTGAGCGAACGTTACAAAAATAACCTTGAAGCCGAGATACCTGAAGTGGATGCATTTTATGGCACCATGGAATTGCCCATGATCCTGAAACAGTTTGAAGCCGATTATAAAACGGAGCTGGTGGGTGAGCGTTTGTTAAGCACACCATCGCACTATGCTTATTTAAAGATCAGTGAAGGTTGCAACCGCACCTGTTCCTTTTGTGCTATTCCGTTAATGCGTGGTCAGCATGTGAGCAAGAGCATGGATGATCTTGTGAAGGAAGCTGAAGGCTTGGTAAAGAAAGGTGTAAAAGAAATTATGCTCATTGCACAGGAACTGACATATTACGGGTTAGACCTCTACAAAAAACGCATGTTGGGTGATTTAATGCATCGTTTGGCAGACGTAAAAGGTTTAGAATGGATCCGTTTGCATTATGCATACCCACATAAATTTCCATTGGATGTATTGGATGTAATGCGTGAACGACCGAACATCTGCAACTATCTCGATATGCCGTTGCAACATGCAAGTGATAATATGCTGAAAGCAATGCGCAGACAAATCACCAGAACTGAAACAGAAGAATTGATTGCAGCAGTAAGAGAAAAAGTTCCGGGGCTTTGTTTACGTACAACCTTGATCGCTGGCTTCCCCGGTGAAACATTGGATGATATTGAAGAAACAAAACTCTTCCTGCAAAAACAACGTTTCGACCGTGTGGGCATTTTCACCTACAGTCATGAAGAAGGCACCAGTGGTTTTGATTTAATTGATGATGTACCTGCAGAAGAAAAAGAACGTCGTGCGCAGGAGATCATGGGCGTGCAGCAGGAGATTTCGTTTGAACTCAACCAGGAGAAAGTTGGTAAGACGTTTAAAACAATTGTTGATAAGAAAGAAGCAGGTCGTTATTTAGGTCGCACCGAATTTGATTCAGTTGAAGTAGACAATGAAGTGATCATTCAAACAGACAAGCGTTTAAAGATCGGTGAGTTTGTAAATGTAAAAATTACAAAGGCATTTGATTACGATCTGGAAGGAGAAGTTGTGTGA